In one window of Spartinivicinus marinus DNA:
- the tssL gene encoding type VI secretion system protein TssL, long form, whose protein sequence is MADDNDECECPPCPAGIPAWVMTFADLMSLLMCFFVLLLSFSEMDVKKYKQIAGSMASAFGVQNIIKQKDIPKGTSVIQQEFSPGRPEPTPLNIIQQHTTDVTKQELEASTEQLEAADGVQSEKFQELIEIMQQLQEELDQEAMKLANSLQEEIDKGNIEVETKGRKIVIRVQEKGSFPSGSAELQPDFIPVMAKIAEVLSSHKGSISVEGHTDSIPIDTEEFPSNWALASARAVSVAHELMADSRMDQSRFQIKGLADTRPLVDNETPSNRAKNRRVEIVIKQGEDKELKDGLNELKAEDKDLFEKLQEKEPDFFLTPDEIF, encoded by the coding sequence ATGGCTGATGATAATGACGAATGCGAATGCCCGCCGTGCCCGGCCGGGATACCTGCTTGGGTAATGACATTTGCTGACTTGATGTCATTGCTGATGTGCTTTTTTGTCTTGTTACTCTCATTTTCTGAAATGGATGTTAAAAAATACAAACAGATTGCTGGCTCCATGGCCAGTGCATTTGGTGTGCAAAATATTATTAAGCAAAAAGATATTCCCAAGGGTACCAGTGTTATTCAGCAAGAGTTTAGCCCTGGGCGCCCTGAGCCTACGCCATTAAATATTATTCAACAGCATACGACAGATGTAACCAAGCAAGAACTGGAGGCCAGTACGGAGCAGCTTGAGGCTGCTGATGGGGTTCAGAGTGAAAAGTTTCAAGAGTTGATTGAAATCATGCAGCAGTTGCAAGAAGAACTCGATCAGGAGGCGATGAAGCTAGCTAATTCACTTCAAGAAGAAATTGATAAGGGGAATATTGAGGTAGAAACCAAAGGACGAAAAATAGTGATTCGGGTTCAGGAGAAAGGCTCTTTTCCTTCTGGGTCTGCCGAATTGCAGCCAGATTTCATTCCCGTGATGGCAAAAATAGCAGAAGTGTTGTCTAGTCATAAGGGTAGTATTTCTGTAGAAGGCCATACTGACTCAATTCCAATTGATACAGAAGAGTTTCCATCAAACTGGGCGCTAGCATCAGCCAGAGCAGTTTCTGTGGCGCATGAGCTGATGGCCGATTCTCGTATGGATCAAAGTCGGTTTCAAATTAAAGGTTTGGCTGATACCCGGCCTCTGGTGGATAACGAAACGCCAAGCAATCGGGCAAAAAATCGTCGAGTAGAAATTGTGATAAAACAAGGAGAGGATAAAGAGCTTAAAGATGGCTTGAATGAGTTAAAAGCTGAAGACAAGGATCTATTTGAAAAATTACAGGAGAAAGAGCCAGACTTTTTCTTAACGCCAGATGAGATTTTTTAA
- the thiL gene encoding thiamine-phosphate kinase: MSEFQLIANYFNQPSLTSVGEIPAEIGIGDDCALLSIPEQQRLAVSIDTLVADVHFPAEAAAEQIGYRALAVSVSDLAAMGATPSWFTLALTLPEANEYWLAEFAKGLSLAASQFGIRLIGGDTTKGPLTISIQVQGMVSARHAMLRSNAKVGDHIYVSGTLGDAAAALDYVIPQPTLAAANENSSVAYLYQRYFQPEPRLALGKQLAALGVNCAIDISDGLLADLGHILSASAKVGPCLGAQIDLTDLPISKALMSHTDKARATSLALTGGDDYELCFTVPADLIQQLSPLIEAGEITLIGHITAQPGIVDNLGQPVMVACSGYQHF; this comes from the coding sequence TTGAGCGAATTCCAACTCATTGCTAATTATTTTAATCAGCCATCCCTGACCTCGGTAGGTGAGATCCCTGCTGAAATAGGGATAGGTGATGACTGTGCGCTACTCTCAATTCCTGAACAGCAACGACTGGCTGTGTCTATAGATACATTGGTTGCTGATGTTCACTTTCCTGCGGAAGCAGCCGCAGAGCAAATTGGTTATCGTGCCCTTGCTGTGAGTGTCAGTGACCTGGCGGCAATGGGAGCCACTCCAAGCTGGTTTACCCTTGCCTTGACCCTCCCTGAAGCCAATGAGTATTGGTTGGCGGAGTTTGCCAAGGGCCTTAGTCTTGCAGCAAGCCAGTTTGGCATTAGGCTGATAGGAGGTGATACCACTAAAGGGCCTTTGACGATTTCCATCCAGGTACAAGGAATGGTCAGTGCCAGGCATGCCATGCTGCGCAGTAATGCGAAGGTGGGTGATCATATTTATGTGTCTGGCACCTTGGGTGATGCAGCAGCAGCGCTTGACTATGTGATCCCCCAGCCAACCCTGGCAGCTGCTAATGAAAATTCCTCTGTCGCTTATTTGTATCAGCGCTACTTCCAGCCAGAACCACGTTTGGCTCTGGGTAAGCAGTTGGCAGCACTCGGTGTAAATTGTGCCATTGATATTTCTGATGGATTACTGGCTGATTTAGGCCATATCCTGTCAGCCAGTGCCAAAGTGGGGCCGTGTTTGGGGGCGCAAATTGACCTCACTGACCTGCCTATCTCCAAAGCGCTTATGAGCCACACAGATAAAGCCCGAGCAACTAGTTTAGCTTTAACAGGAGGGGATGATTATGAGCTGTGTTTTACAGTACCTGCAGATCTTATCCAGCAACTGTCTCCTTTGATTGAAGCTGGTGAAATAACCCTGATAGGCCATATTACTGCTCAGCCAGGCATAGTCGATAATCTTGGTCAGCCAGTGATGGTTGCCTGCTCTGGCTATCAACACTTTTAG
- the nusB gene encoding transcription antitermination factor NusB translates to MSDAVSHPTGDKPKPSARRKARQFALQALYQWHMAGGNVAAIEAQFRTDNDMKKVDVSYFHDLLHGVTHSLADIQQAIEPYLDRDLKELDPVELNTLRIGAFELLKRIDVPYKVVINESIELAKRFGAEESHRYVNGVLDKVAARARYQEVNSHRLKP, encoded by the coding sequence GTGAGCGACGCAGTATCACACCCTACTGGGGATAAACCCAAACCTTCAGCTCGCCGTAAGGCTCGTCAGTTTGCACTGCAAGCACTTTATCAATGGCACATGGCTGGTGGTAATGTGGCAGCAATTGAAGCGCAATTTCGTACTGATAATGACATGAAAAAAGTGGATGTCAGCTATTTTCATGATTTGCTTCATGGTGTTACCCATAGCCTGGCTGATATCCAACAAGCTATTGAGCCTTATCTAGACCGCGATTTAAAAGAGCTTGATCCAGTTGAACTAAACACCCTTCGTATCGGGGCCTTTGAGCTGTTAAAGCGAATTGATGTTCCCTATAAAGTGGTAATTAATGAATCAATTGAGCTGGCCAAGCGGTTTGGTGCTGAGGAAAGCCATCGATATGTTAATGGGGTGTTGGACAAAGTCGCTGCTAGAGCCCGTTATCAGGAAGTCAATAGCCACCGGCTGAAACCATAG
- the ribH gene encoding 6,7-dimethyl-8-ribityllumazine synthase translates to MSEINTVEGFLTPNDGKYVIVVARWNGFVVESLLQGAIDTLIRHGIDRDNITIVRCPGAFEIPLTVKKVAKQGQYDAIIALGAVIRGGTPHFEYVAGECTKGLSTISLDYELPISFGVLTVDTIEQAIERSGTKAGNKGEEAALSALEMVSLLSNLEA, encoded by the coding sequence ATGTCAGAAATTAACACAGTAGAAGGCTTCTTAACCCCCAATGATGGTAAATATGTCATCGTTGTTGCTCGCTGGAATGGCTTTGTGGTTGAGAGCTTACTGCAAGGGGCTATTGATACACTGATTAGGCATGGTATTGATCGGGATAACATAACGATTGTTCGTTGCCCAGGTGCATTTGAAATTCCTCTCACTGTAAAGAAAGTTGCCAAGCAGGGGCAATATGATGCCATTATTGCTTTAGGTGCAGTGATTCGTGGCGGTACCCCTCACTTTGAGTATGTGGCCGGCGAGTGTACCAAAGGGCTAAGCACCATTTCTTTAGACTATGAACTACCCATTAGCTTTGGTGTGCTGACAGTAGACACTATTGAACAGGCGATCGAGCGTTCTGGTACCAAGGCGGGTAACAAAGGCGAAGAAGCGGCTTTGTCAGCGCTGGAAATGGTAAGTTTGTTAAGTAATTTAGAGGCTTAA
- a CDS encoding phosphatidylglycerophosphatase A family protein, which produces MSEIPKVTLASVLRNPVHCLAFGFGSGTAPIAPGTFGTLAAVPIWLLLCQLPLVWYSLIVLVAAVVGVWLCGKAAEDLKVHDHPGIVWDEMVGYWITMWAAPAGWYWPILGFALFRLFDIWKPWPISVADQHLKGGVGIMLDDLLAGLFALGVMQLAYYWAV; this is translated from the coding sequence ATGTCCGAAATCCCAAAAGTAACTCTAGCGAGTGTCTTACGTAACCCTGTTCATTGTCTGGCTTTTGGCTTTGGCAGTGGAACCGCGCCAATAGCTCCAGGGACATTCGGTACCTTGGCAGCAGTGCCTATTTGGCTGTTGTTGTGTCAGTTACCACTGGTTTGGTACAGCCTGATAGTATTGGTTGCTGCTGTTGTGGGGGTCTGGCTGTGTGGTAAAGCAGCAGAAGATCTCAAGGTGCATGATCATCCTGGCATTGTTTGGGATGAAATGGTGGGCTACTGGATTACTATGTGGGCTGCTCCTGCTGGATGGTACTGGCCAATATTAGGTTTTGCGCTGTTTAGGCTTTTTGATATCTGGAAGCCTTGGCCAATTTCAGTGGCTGATCAACACCTTAAGGGGGGGGTTGGGATAATGCTGGATGATTTGTTGGCTGGATTGTTTGCCCTGGGAGTAATGCAGCTAGCTTATTATTGGGCAGTCTAA
- the pomA gene encoding flagellar motor protein PomA: MDLATLVGLLGAFGIVLAAMVLGGSVLVFVNVPSLLIVIGGSIFVVLMKFTLKQFLSAVGVMGKSFKFNSVDLNVLMEQIIDLAETARKGGLLALEDKQVDHEFLQKGIQMLVDGHDPEVVKAVLSKDMRLAIARHELGAKIFSSIGDVGPAMGMIGTLVGLVQMLSNMSDPKSIGPAMAVALLTTLYGAMLATMVALPVADKLSVRRDEEALSKSLIIDALLAIQEGQNPRVIQTMLKTYLPEGVRGSEEG; the protein is encoded by the coding sequence GTGGATCTTGCGACACTGGTAGGGCTACTTGGCGCATTTGGTATCGTCTTGGCGGCGATGGTGCTGGGCGGTTCGGTGCTGGTATTTGTTAATGTACCGTCACTGTTAATTGTTATTGGTGGCAGTATTTTTGTTGTTTTAATGAAGTTCACATTGAAGCAATTTTTGAGTGCTGTGGGGGTGATGGGTAAGTCCTTCAAGTTCAACTCTGTCGACTTAAATGTGTTGATGGAGCAGATTATTGACCTGGCTGAAACTGCGCGGAAAGGTGGTTTACTGGCATTGGAAGATAAGCAAGTTGACCATGAGTTTTTGCAAAAGGGTATTCAAATGCTGGTGGATGGCCATGACCCGGAAGTGGTTAAGGCTGTGCTTTCCAAGGATATGCGACTGGCTATTGCTCGTCATGAGTTGGGGGCGAAAATTTTTTCATCTATTGGCGATGTGGGGCCAGCGATGGGAATGATTGGGACATTAGTAGGCTTGGTACAGATGCTATCCAATATGTCTGATCCTAAGTCAATTGGCCCTGCAATGGCGGTTGCTCTGTTAACTACCTTATATGGTGCAATGCTAGCAACAATGGTTGCGCTGCCTGTAGCAGATAAGTTATCAGTGCGTCGTGATGAAGAAGCGTTAAGTAAATCATTGATTATTGATGCGCTACTAGCCATACAAGAAGGGCAAAACCCTCGAGTGATTCAAACCATGCTGAAAACTTATCTGCCGGAAGGAGTGCGTGGCTCTGAGGAAGGCTGA
- the dxs gene encoding 1-deoxy-D-xylulose-5-phosphate synthase, with product MSMFNEIPLTKPATPLLNQVDLPEHLRKLSEEQLPQLVKELREYLLFCVGQTGGHFGAGLGVIELTIALHYVFNTPYDRLVWDVGHQAYPHKLLTGRRQLMDTLRQKDGLAGFPKRSESPYDTFGVGHSSTSISAALGMAIASKLQGEDRKSIAVIGDGAITAGMAFEALNHASDVNANMLVILNDNDMSISNNVGGLSNYFAKILSSKMYHSMREGSKKVLSNIPKAWELARRTEEHVKGMVVPGTLFEELGFNYIGPIDGHDLETLVHTLSNIKDLKGPQFLHVVTRKGKGFNPAEEDPIGYHAITKLEPAPPVKPVAPKVKKPKFSNVFGSWLCDMAAADEKLIGITPAMKEGSDLIQFAEQYPDRYFDVAIAEQHAVTLAAGMACEGLKPVVAIYSTFLQRAYDQLVHDVAVQNLDVLFAIDRAGLVGEDGPTHAGCYDIAYLRCIPEMVIMTPSDENETRLMLSTGYQHQGPAAVRYPRGTGVGTEITEGLEILPIGKGEVVKQGHDAAILAFGTLLENALEAADELGATVANMRFAKPLDEELVKQLAESHKLLVTIEDGAVLGGAGSGVNELLHQLDINVSVINLGIPDQFIEQAKRSEQLTACGLDVASIVTTVKARLAAEPKAHTSLA from the coding sequence ATGTCAATGTTTAATGAGATTCCTCTAACAAAACCAGCTACACCACTTTTGAATCAGGTGGATTTGCCAGAACATTTACGCAAACTATCTGAAGAACAACTGCCGCAACTTGTAAAAGAACTTCGAGAATATTTACTTTTTTGTGTTGGCCAGACCGGCGGACACTTTGGTGCTGGGCTGGGAGTCATTGAACTCACCATCGCCCTTCACTATGTGTTTAATACCCCATACGACCGACTGGTATGGGATGTTGGCCACCAAGCCTACCCTCACAAACTGCTGACTGGCAGACGCCAGTTGATGGACACCCTGCGCCAGAAGGATGGACTGGCAGGCTTTCCCAAACGCTCTGAGAGCCCATACGACACGTTTGGGGTCGGTCACTCCAGCACATCCATCAGTGCAGCCTTAGGCATGGCAATTGCCTCAAAACTGCAAGGCGAAGACCGTAAATCCATTGCTGTTATTGGTGATGGTGCAATCACAGCAGGTATGGCTTTTGAAGCACTTAACCATGCATCAGACGTTAATGCCAATATGCTGGTCATTCTTAATGACAATGACATGTCTATTTCTAATAATGTGGGTGGACTTTCTAACTACTTTGCTAAAATTCTGTCTAGCAAAATGTACCACTCCATGCGCGAGGGCAGCAAAAAGGTATTAAGTAACATCCCCAAAGCCTGGGAGTTAGCCCGCCGAACTGAAGAGCATGTGAAAGGCATGGTAGTTCCTGGCACATTGTTCGAGGAACTTGGTTTTAACTATATCGGCCCTATTGATGGCCATGACCTGGAAACACTGGTTCATACTTTAAGCAATATTAAGGACCTGAAAGGCCCTCAGTTTCTTCATGTAGTTACCCGAAAAGGCAAAGGTTTTAATCCTGCTGAAGAAGACCCCATTGGTTACCATGCCATTACTAAACTAGAGCCAGCACCGCCAGTTAAGCCTGTTGCTCCAAAAGTGAAAAAGCCCAAATTCTCCAATGTGTTTGGCAGTTGGTTGTGTGACATGGCAGCAGCTGATGAGAAGCTGATAGGGATTACCCCTGCCATGAAAGAAGGATCAGACCTGATTCAGTTTGCTGAGCAGTATCCTGACCGTTATTTTGATGTTGCCATTGCTGAACAACATGCTGTTACTCTTGCAGCAGGTATGGCCTGTGAAGGATTAAAGCCTGTGGTTGCTATCTACTCAACCTTTTTACAGCGTGCCTATGACCAGTTAGTGCATGATGTTGCAGTACAAAACCTTGACGTCCTATTTGCTATTGACCGTGCTGGCTTGGTTGGTGAAGATGGCCCAACCCATGCCGGTTGCTATGATATTGCCTACCTTCGTTGTATTCCTGAAATGGTCATCATGACCCCTTCTGATGAAAACGAAACCCGACTCATGCTGTCTACAGGCTACCAACACCAAGGGCCTGCAGCTGTTCGCTATCCTCGTGGTACAGGAGTAGGTACTGAGATTACTGAAGGGCTTGAAATCCTACCTATTGGCAAAGGTGAAGTAGTTAAACAAGGTCATGATGCTGCTATCCTTGCATTTGGCACATTACTAGAAAATGCCCTTGAAGCTGCTGATGAACTAGGTGCAACAGTTGCCAATATGCGCTTTGCCAAACCCTTGGATGAGGAGCTCGTCAAGCAACTAGCAGAAAGCCATAAATTATTGGTAACTATTGAAGATGGCGCTGTGTTGGGTGGCGCAGGTTCAGGCGTTAACGAACTACTCCATCAACTGGACATTAACGTATCAGTTATTAACTTAGGTATTCCTGATCAGTTTATTGAGCAAGCCAAGCGCAGTGAACAACTCACAGCATGTGGTTTAGATGTAGCAAGTATTGTTACTACAGTGAAAGCACGTTTAGCTGCAGAACCAAAGGCTCACACCTCTCTTGCTTGA
- a CDS encoding PilZ domain-containing protein, with protein sequence MEERRRFFRIDDKVGLYFKAISEQEWGQYKDSGIAPTTDSQGLPCPALEQQITDAINSLRQVSGEAAEVAWLLNTKVNGLMELIAEDTALPELVKSMDVNISACGMAFRAMKSLQQNQLLYLEITLKQQEQPLIALAKVVSCSELEEAASLEQFLVRVDFCDIEPDAQELLIQYVVKQQGQLLQQKKHRK encoded by the coding sequence ATGGAAGAGCGCCGCCGTTTTTTTCGCATAGATGATAAAGTAGGACTATACTTTAAAGCCATTTCTGAGCAGGAATGGGGGCAGTATAAAGACAGCGGTATTGCTCCAACTACAGACTCACAAGGTTTACCTTGTCCCGCATTAGAGCAGCAAATAACAGATGCAATAAATAGTTTAAGGCAAGTTTCTGGCGAAGCCGCCGAAGTAGCCTGGCTACTTAATACCAAAGTTAATGGTTTGATGGAACTCATTGCTGAAGATACTGCGCTCCCTGAGTTGGTAAAATCAATGGATGTGAATATCAGCGCTTGTGGAATGGCGTTTCGGGCAATGAAGTCTTTGCAGCAAAATCAACTGTTGTATTTGGAAATTACTTTGAAGCAACAGGAGCAGCCATTGATAGCACTTGCAAAGGTGGTCAGTTGTAGTGAGCTTGAAGAAGCAGCAAGCCTTGAGCAGTTTCTGGTGAGAGTGGACTTTTGTGATATTGAGCCAGATGCTCAGGAACTATTGATTCAGTATGTAGTTAAGCAGCAGGGCCAACTGCTACAACAGAAAAAACATCGTAAGTGA
- the ribA gene encoding GTP cyclohydrolase II — translation MSVSFVASSKLPTPFGVFDMHGFIDELTGKEHVALTMGNVSDGEPVLARVHSECLTGDALFSLRCDCGAQLQAALKAIAEVERGIILYLRQEGRGIGLLNKIKAYHLQDGGADTVEANEQLGFAADLRRYDMCQPILKYLGIGSLCLMTNNPAKVAALEKAGLKIIERKPIETGRNPHNERYLLTKADKMGHWITPPET, via the coding sequence GTGTCGGTATCATTTGTTGCTTCATCAAAGCTTCCCACCCCGTTTGGAGTGTTCGATATGCACGGCTTTATAGATGAGCTGACTGGTAAAGAGCATGTTGCACTAACAATGGGGAATGTTAGTGATGGTGAACCAGTATTAGCACGTGTTCATTCCGAGTGTTTGACAGGTGATGCATTATTTAGTTTGCGTTGTGATTGTGGGGCTCAGCTTCAGGCTGCATTAAAAGCAATCGCAGAAGTAGAGCGAGGAATTATTCTTTATTTACGGCAAGAAGGCCGGGGAATTGGCCTGTTAAATAAGATCAAAGCTTATCACTTACAAGATGGTGGCGCAGATACTGTTGAGGCTAATGAACAGTTGGGTTTTGCAGCAGACTTGCGTCGTTATGATATGTGTCAGCCAATACTGAAGTATTTGGGGATTGGTAGCCTGTGTTTAATGACAAATAACCCTGCAAAAGTCGCTGCCCTGGAGAAAGCGGGCTTAAAAATCATTGAGCGAAAACCGATAGAGACTGGCAGAAACCCCCATAACGAACGTTACTTGTTGACTAAGGCAGATAAGATGGGGCATTGGATTACGCCTCCCGAAACCTAA
- a CDS encoding exodeoxyribonuclease VII small subunit: protein MARKKASTSFEESLTALETLVEQLESGELSLEDSLQAFEQGIKLTRECQQSLTKAEQKVNLLLEKNGLQTIEPFDTEE from the coding sequence ATGGCCAGAAAAAAAGCCTCAACCTCATTTGAGGAGTCATTGACAGCGCTAGAAACACTAGTCGAACAACTTGAATCAGGTGAACTTTCCTTAGAAGATTCATTACAAGCCTTTGAACAAGGCATCAAGCTCACTCGCGAATGTCAGCAGTCATTAACTAAAGCAGAGCAAAAAGTGAATTTATTGCTTGAAAAAAATGGCCTACAAACCATTGAGCCATTTGATACCGAAGAGTAG
- the ribBA gene encoding bifunctional 3,4-dihydroxy-2-butanone-4-phosphate synthase/GTP cyclohydrolase II, producing the protein MQLNAIEEIIEDIRQGKMVILMDDEDRENEGDLIIAAEKVTPEAVNFMASKARGLICLTLTGERCDYLGLPSMVQGKNGGQYGTPFTVSIEAAHGVTTGISAADRAKTIQVAVAPDSKPDDIVQPGHIFPLRAQPGGVLSRAGHTEAGCDLARLAGLTPAAAIVEIMNEDGTMARRPDLETFAETHGLKIGTIADLIHYRILNERTVTKVDQQTLTTEFGEFELTAFKDSIQGNTHIALALGEIGTDEPTLVRVHVTDPIRDLLAAQPPQHSSWSIQKALKKVADEGKGVVVLLNPTASLDFQGSMNRFFHPEQSQRAPGQSGSGAYLMVGTGSQILRELGVGKMKLLSSPMKFGAISGFELEICEYIPFEEA; encoded by the coding sequence ATGCAGCTAAATGCCATTGAGGAAATAATCGAAGATATTCGTCAGGGTAAGATGGTTATCTTGATGGATGATGAAGATAGGGAAAATGAAGGTGACCTGATTATTGCCGCTGAAAAAGTGACGCCAGAGGCAGTAAACTTTATGGCGAGTAAAGCACGAGGGCTGATTTGTTTAACTCTGACTGGCGAACGTTGTGATTATTTAGGTTTGCCCTCTATGGTGCAGGGCAAGAATGGTGGTCAATATGGCACACCATTTACTGTTTCAATTGAAGCGGCCCATGGAGTCACTACTGGTATTTCTGCTGCAGATAGGGCAAAAACAATTCAAGTGGCGGTCGCGCCTGACAGTAAACCAGATGATATTGTTCAGCCTGGTCATATCTTTCCTCTGAGAGCGCAGCCGGGTGGCGTGCTGAGTAGAGCGGGCCATACTGAAGCTGGTTGTGATCTGGCCAGGTTGGCAGGGCTGACACCTGCTGCAGCTATTGTGGAAATTATGAACGAAGATGGTACCATGGCCCGCCGGCCAGACCTGGAAACATTTGCGGAGACGCATGGGTTAAAAATCGGTACCATTGCCGACTTGATTCACTATCGGATATTAAATGAAAGAACCGTTACAAAAGTGGATCAGCAAACGTTAACAACCGAGTTTGGCGAGTTTGAACTCACAGCGTTTAAAGATTCTATTCAAGGTAATACCCATATTGCATTGGCACTTGGTGAAATCGGTACAGATGAGCCGACCCTGGTAAGGGTGCATGTGACTGACCCGATTCGTGATTTGCTAGCAGCGCAGCCTCCTCAGCATTCAAGCTGGAGTATTCAAAAAGCGCTTAAAAAGGTGGCAGATGAAGGTAAAGGGGTAGTGGTGCTGTTGAACCCAACAGCCTCACTAGATTTTCAAGGTAGCATGAACCGATTTTTTCACCCGGAGCAAAGCCAGCGAGCACCAGGCCAATCTGGCTCAGGGGCTTACTTAATGGTTGGGACCGGCTCACAAATTCTTAGAGAGCTAGGGGTAGGTAAAATGAAACTGCTTAGCTCGCCAATGAAATTTGGTGCTATTTCTGGGTTTGAATTAGAAATTTGTGAATATATCCCGTTTGAAGAGGCATAG
- a CDS encoding retropepsin-like aspartic protease family protein, producing the protein MSKRILTLSLLAGISYSLFCSAEPQVSVVGLFSGKAVVNIDGKRYILKQGKTGPKGIKLISANASEAVLEINGKTRTFGLSRDYSSQYSAPKKVTVTLNRSSDGHYYAYGAINGVPTKFLVDTGATSVAMNSIVAKAAGVNYIADGTPINTATASDIVKTFKVKLQSVSIGGIKVNNVEAGVHEGRMPDITLLGMSFLRHVKMIEEGNVLTLEQKY; encoded by the coding sequence ATGAGTAAAAGAATCCTAACCTTAAGTTTGCTTGCTGGCATAAGCTACTCACTGTTCTGTTCTGCTGAGCCACAGGTTAGTGTGGTGGGTTTGTTTAGTGGTAAAGCCGTCGTCAATATTGATGGTAAAAGGTACATATTAAAGCAGGGTAAAACAGGGCCAAAAGGCATTAAGTTGATTAGTGCCAATGCTTCAGAGGCTGTACTGGAAATAAATGGTAAAACCCGCACCTTTGGTTTGTCACGTGACTACAGCAGTCAATATTCTGCACCCAAAAAAGTAACAGTTACCCTTAACCGCTCTTCAGACGGCCATTACTATGCCTATGGTGCTATCAATGGGGTGCCCACAAAATTTCTGGTTGATACTGGTGCTACTTCTGTTGCAATGAACTCGATAGTAGCCAAGGCAGCTGGGGTTAATTATATTGCCGACGGTACTCCAATTAATACGGCAACTGCCAGTGATATAGTCAAAACCTTTAAAGTAAAGTTGCAGTCAGTGAGTATTGGCGGTATCAAGGTCAATAATGTTGAGGCAGGGGTTCATGAAGGTCGAATGCCAGATATTACCCTGTTAGGTATGAGCTTTCTTCGTCATGTCAAAATGATCGAAGAAGGTAATGTATTAACGTTAGAGCAAAAGTATTAG
- the ispA gene encoding (2E,6E)-farnesyl diphosphate synthase, which translates to MMSQQKQLVELQQRANHLLDNLVSSRPNTAPYLKKAINYSLTQGGKRLRPLLTYATCAGLNGSLENADPAAMAIECIHTYSLIHDDLPAMDDDALRRGQPTCHIAFDEATAILAGDALQALAFEALSTNDWYPDCVLPPSTKLKQIQILAQASGMNGMVAGQSIDLSSVGKQLSLEQLENMHHCKTGALIKASIQLGALASNQVEESAWQQLGRFADAVGLAFQIQDDILDIESDTETLGKTQGADIANDKPTYPAIMGLSQAKQKAQQLTDEALAILAPLGQAAAPLKQLALLIIQRNH; encoded by the coding sequence ATGATGTCGCAACAGAAGCAACTGGTTGAGTTACAACAGCGAGCCAACCATTTGCTTGATAACCTTGTAAGTAGCCGCCCAAATACTGCACCTTATTTAAAAAAAGCAATCAACTATAGCTTAACCCAAGGTGGAAAGCGGCTTCGTCCATTACTCACTTATGCAACATGTGCTGGGCTAAATGGCAGCCTAGAAAATGCTGACCCAGCAGCAATGGCTATTGAGTGCATCCATACCTACTCCCTGATTCACGACGACCTGCCCGCAATGGATGATGATGCGCTACGTCGTGGCCAACCAACTTGCCATATTGCTTTTGATGAAGCCACTGCAATTCTTGCAGGTGATGCACTCCAAGCGCTAGCATTTGAAGCTTTATCTACCAACGACTGGTATCCAGATTGCGTTCTGCCACCCTCAACCAAACTCAAGCAAATCCAAATATTGGCACAGGCATCAGGCATGAATGGCATGGTTGCAGGCCAGTCAATTGATCTAAGCTCTGTTGGTAAGCAACTCTCGCTTGAGCAGCTTGAAAATATGCACCATTGCAAAACTGGCGCACTCATCAAAGCCAGTATCCAACTGGGTGCACTGGCCAGTAATCAAGTAGAGGAGTCAGCCTGGCAGCAGCTAGGTCGCTTTGCAGACGCCGTCGGTCTTGCTTTTCAAATTCAGGATGACATATTGGACATTGAGTCTGATACTGAAACCTTAGGTAAAACTCAGGGAGCAGATATTGCTAATGACAAGCCTACCTATCCAGCCATAATGGGCTTATCACAAGCTAAACAAAAGGCTCAGCAACTAACTGATGAAGCACTGGCTATTTTAGCACCACTTGGCCAAGCAGCTGCCCCACTCAAGCAGCTGGCATTACTTATTATCCAAAGGAATCACTAA